A genomic window from Melanotaenia boesemani isolate fMelBoe1 chromosome 15, fMelBoe1.pri, whole genome shotgun sequence includes:
- the smg6 gene encoding telomerase-binding protein EST1A isoform X2: MANELDRVRISAAELRAEASNSLNNTEILKGGQQEHCLHKQSKKREGKRPDLQRYQPTTGHGRRHRDNGEGETSQKNQGCTGGGSSTNKRNDDRMSGDGSNTHNCREVIQPQVKMDTSHEKGVVEKDTEHQEAVGAAKLAKKVRKPDREFYQPGSRRNIQGKDCSVGKEQDKPPPCKHEQNHEPESQFNARAGDKKKMIQKQGGKDKVKVQEGVKLSDCSEVNGEEGSQCVDISVKKITSKVEKLNIKEGGKIGCAGKTTADLTFKEGESTAKQITSQDAETKIEGDKAGKKREKGIHRKKVEKEKEKKTDSRKEDGGGGGEMNRIGEPKKEKDKKAADGEKIDKTREAHQSKRKENCKENRKGDNSSSRESEKNAKTSRNLNRAAERGDRHRSNANATTPTSKRYSKSDVRHSRNRTYSSSSASSVTSQDGPGRGMDVENTKWPWLHSLHNNKEMLENSEKRSHLQSWTNNEDSSSESGEGSGISDRAEDRWRRRRKRGGEEEINMERRVEERRTKSNKGGGRGILRVPLEKQSCTPSRSGGAQHRQQGPVGRGGGILVLPARTDISNSSEVGQRLLFGGIRGGTASRSRGGRGGVRRLWDPNNPDQKPALTSSQPSQHSSVKQPVYLQTGTGYGQLHFLDTDDEVAGSPPVAQGEHFQSQQAAAMAYYKFQNSDNPYCYPMPTSNLHNPNTTSHRYPYSYNMGHYQMSNSNGMYPSPGIGQFCGSYRGAGYSQPGVGGGLTFEEAEQQTRGELVRLLRAADAHELQLSNLLSRDRVSADGLERMAQLRADLLGLYEQAILIDIEFSDSQNVDQALWKNVFYQVIESFRQLLKDPNNENTRHIRNMLLTLLDEGALFFDGLLQKLQTVYHFTLEDYMDGMAIRARPLRKTVKYALISAQRCMICQGDIARYREQASDSANYGKARSWYLKAQQIAPKNGRPYNQLALLAVYTKRKLDAVYYYMRSLAASNPILTAKESLMSLFEEAKRKAEQLDTKRRQEHEGGSHGPAVKGRGRGEEGARVEIWIRPSGQAATPSSQRGGSESSRDSEQDGEMGSLSATDLNKRFILSFLHAHGKLFTKVGMETFPGVASHVLQDFKRLLQHSPSLLGSTNMLQIITINMFAIHNAQKRGEEGEVRSVLLEQSTALGLGMFALLVQRCTELLKETPAEPVSMADGEEEGKAEEREGMVRVSAFPLDLRELLPSIKVWSDWMLGHPDQWNPPPCSIDCSPDVWQCLADLCNVLARVDHEEVPLYKIDSDEGEGDEELTVLQLKEDRLLAGFVPLLAAPQEPCYTDRHTDMAIAADCKRVTVLKYFLEALCGQEEPLLAFKGGKYISVAMSPSPNNSEVTKSRQDSLTDKEVDDVILEAESSLSVSEGEEDFDEAEDSENDIRQLKARRHALANKLAQQQKRRDKIQAVLQTGGQLELEVRPLFLVPDTNGFIDHLAGLKKLLQCGTYIIVVPLIVITELDGLAKGQDVVGGAVGSGGRSTSGRGNYNVSAAHVRAVQEKARLAVTFLEKGFEAREPCLRALTSRGNQLESIAFRSEDTSGQQGNNDDVILSCCLHYCKDKAKDFMPHQRNGTVRLLREVVLLTDDRNLRVKALTRNVPVRDIPAFLSWAKVG, encoded by the exons ATGGCGAACGAATTGGACAGAGTGCGAATCTCAGCTGCGGAACTGCGAGCTGAAGCTTCGAATTCACTTAACAATACGGAGATTTTGAAAG GGGGACAACAGGAGCATTGCTTACACAAGCAGTCTAAGAAGCGTGAAGGAAAGCGTCCTGATCTGCAGCGTTACCAACCAACAACTGGACACGGACGGCGACATCGAGACAATGGGGAGGGCGAAACTAGTCAAA agAACCAAGGGTGCACCGGTGGAGGATCAAGTaccaacaaaagaaatgatgaCAGAATGAGTGGCGACGGCAGTAATACTCACAACTGTAGAGAGGTCATCCAGCCACAGGTTAAAATGGATACAAGTCATGAAAAAGGAGTTGTTGAGAAGGACACAGAACACCAGGAAGCTGTTGGAGCTGCTAAACTTGCAAAGAAAGTTCGCAAACCTGACAGAGAATTTTATCAGCCTGGGAGCCGGAGGAATATCCAAGGCAAGGACTGTAGTGTTGGAAAAGAACAGGATAAGCCTCCCCCCTGTAAGCATGAGCAAAACCATGAGCCAGAATCTCAGTTTAACGCAAGGGcgggggacaaaaaaaaaatgatacaaAAGCAGGGAgggaaagataaagttaaagtACAGGAGGGAGTGAAGTTGTCTGATTGCAGTGAAGTAAATGGAGAGGAAGGAAGTCAGTGTGTAGATATTTCtgtgaaaaaaattacaagcaAAGTTGAAAAACTCAACATAAAAGAGGGTGGTAAAATCGGGTGTGCAGGTAAAACTACTGCAGATTTAACTTTCAAAGAAGGGGAAAGTACTGCTAAACAAATCACAAGTCAAGATGCCGAAACCAAGATTGAGGGAGATAAGGCagggaagaagagagaaaagggaattcatagaaaaaaagtagagaaagaaaaagaaaagaaaacagattccagaaaagaagatggaggaggtggtggagaaaTGAACAGAATAGGAGAACCTAAGaaggaaaaagacaagaaagctgcagatggggaaaaaatagataaaacaagAGAGGCACaccaaagcaaaagaaaagaaaattgcaaagaaaacagaaaaggagaTAACAGCAGTTCCAGAGAGTCTGAGAAAAATGCCAAGACATCCAGAAATTTAAATAGGGCTGCAGAACGAGGTGATAGACATAGATCCAATGCAAATGCCACAACACCAACCTCAAAACGCTATTCCAAATCTGATGTTCGGCATTCACGAAATAGAACGTATAGCAGTAGCTCAGCTAGCAGTGTGACTAGCCAAGATGGTCCTGGAAGAGGAATGGATGTAGAGAATACAAAGTGGCCATGGCTGCACTCCCTGcacaataataaagaaatgcTTGAAAACAGTGAGAAAAGGAGCCATTTACAAAGCTGGACAAACAACGAGGATTCGTCATCAGAGTCAGGGGAAGGCAGTGGGATTAGTGACAGAGCTGAAGataggtggaggaggaggagaaaaagaggtGGTGAGGAAGAAATTAATATGGAGAGACGAGTAGAAGAGAGGAGAACAAAGTCAAACAAAGGTGGAGGTCGTGGAATCCTAAGGGTTCCTCTAGAAAAACAATCATGTACCCCATCACGTAGTGGGGGAGCACAGCATCGCCAGCAAGGCCCAGTTGGCAGAGGTGGAGGTATCCTTGTGCTTCCAGCCCGCACAGACATCTCTAACTCATCAGAGGTAGGGCAAAGGCTTCTTTTTGGTGGAATCAGGGGAGGAACAGCTTCCAGGAGTAGAGGAGGCCGAGGAGGAGTAAGACGACTTTGGGACCCAAATAATCCAGATCAGAAACCTGCTCTTACTAGCAGTCAACCCTCACAGCATTCATCCGTCAAACAGCCTGTGTATCTTCAGACTGGGACAGGATATGGGCAGCTTCACTTTCTGGACACAGATGATGAAGTAGCAGGCAGTCCTCCGGTCGCACAGGGGGAGCACTTTCAATCCCAGCAGGCAGCTGCTATGGCCTACTACAAATTTCAAAACTCAGACAATCCATATTGCTACCCCATGCCCACCAGTAACCTTCATAATCCCAACACCACCAGCCATCGTTATCCGTATTCTTATAATATGGGGCACTATCAAATGAGTAATTCCAATGGCATGTACCCAAGCCCTGGCATTGGACAATTCTGTGGAAGCTACAGGGGAGCGGGTTATTCCCAACCAGGCGTGGGAGGTGGATTGACATTTGAAGAGGCAGAGCAACAAACCAGAGGGGAACTGGTCAGGCTTTTGAGGGCAGCAGATGCCCATGAGCTTCAGCTCAGTAACCTGTTGTCCAGGGATAGAGTGAGTGCCGATGGACTGGAACGCATGGCCCAGCTCAG agcGGACCTTTTGGGACTATATGAACAGGCCATCCTGATAGACATTGAGTTCTCAGACTCTCAGAATGTGGATCAGGCTTTGTGGAAGAATGTGTTTTACCAGGTTATAGAGAGCTTCCGGCAGCTACTTAAAGACCCCAACAATGAAAACACCCGCCATATTAGGAACATGCTGCTCACACTTCTGGATGAG GGAGCTCTCTTCTTTGATGGACTGCTTCAGAAGTTGCAGACAGTGTACCACTTTACATTAGAAGATTACATGGATGGCATGGCTATCAGGGCTCGTCCATTACGCAAAACG gttaagTATGCACTTATAAGCGCTCAGCGCTGTATGATTTGTCAGGGGGATATAGCACGGTACCGAGAACAAGCCAGTGACTCTGCCAACTATGGAAAGGCACGCAG CTGGTACCTGAAAGCCCAGCAGATTGCCCCTAAAAATGGACGACCATATAACCAACTCGCACTGTTGGCAGTCTACACA AAGCGGAAGTTAGATGCTGTGTATTATTATATGCGCAGTTTAGCAGCTTCCAACCCCATTCTAACTGCAAAGGAAAGCCTGATGAGTCTGTTTGAGGAGGCTAAGCGTAAG GCAGAGCAGCTTGATACCAAGAGAAGACAGGAGCATGAGGGAGGCTCCCATGGTCCTGCAGTAaaagggagaggaagaggggaAGAAGGAGCACGTGTGGAGATTTGGATTCGTCCTAGTGGACAAGCAGCAACCCCGTCTTCACAAAGAGGAGGGAGTGAGTCCAGCAGAGACTCGGAACAGGATGGAGAGATGGGAAGTCTAAGTGCTACTGAT CTAAATAAGAGATTCATTCTGAGTTTCCTGCATGCTCATGGAAAGCTCTTCACTAAAGTCGG AATGGAAACCTTCCCTGGAGTGGCAAGCCATGTTCTGCAGGACTTCAAGAGGCTGCTCCAGCACAGCCCTTCACTGCTGGGCAGCACTAACATGTTGCAGATAATCACCATCAACATGTTTGCCATTCACAATGCTCAAAAGAGAG GTGAAGAAGGAGAAGTACGGTCGGTTTTACTCGAACAAAGCACTGCACTGGGCCTCGGCATGTTTGCACTGCTGGTGCAGCGCTGCACAGAGCTGCTCAAAGAAACTCCTGCTG AACCAGTGTCCATGGCAGATGGCGAGGAGGAAGGTAAAGCAGAGGAGCGGGAAGGTATGGTCAGAGTGTCTGCCTTCCCTCTGGACCTGAGAGAACTGTTACCAAGCATCAAAGTCTGGTCTGACTGGATGTTGGGACACCCAGACCAGTGGAACCCACCACCATGCAGTATAGA CTGCAGTCCTGATGTTTGGCAGTGCCTGGCTGATTTGTGCAATGTGCTGGCACGTGTGGACCACGAGGAAGTACCGCTGTATAAGATCGATAGTGATGAGGGTGAAGGAGATGAAGAGCTTACAGTGCTTCAGTTGAAGGAAGACAGGCTGCTTGCTGGCTTTGTACCACTGCTGGCTGCACCACAGGAGCCGTgttacacagacagacacactgaCATG GCAATCGCAGCAGATTGTAAGAGAGTAACCGTTTTGAAGTACTTTCTGGAGGCCCTGTGCGGACAGGAAGAGCCTCTACTGGCCTTCAAGGGAGGCAAATACATCTCTGTGGCAATGTCTCCTTCACCTAACAACTCAGAAGTTACAAAAAGCAGGCAGGATTCACTAACAGACAAAGAG GTGGATGACGTCATACTAGAGGCAGAGTCATCGCTGTCTGTAtcagagggagaggaggatTTTGACGAGGCAGAAGACAGTGAGAATGACATCAGACAGCTGAAGGCGCGCCGCCATGCCCTCGCTAACAAACTGGCACAGCAGCAGAAACGCAGGGACAAAATAcag GCTGTGCTCCAGACTGGCGGCCAGTTGGAACTGGAAGTGAGGCCTCTCTTCTTGGTCCCAGATACTAATGGATTCATTGATCATTTGGCAGGCCTGAAGAAACTCCTTCAGTGTGGAACATACATCATAGTTGTGCCACTCATTG TGATTACAGAGTTAGATGGTTTGGCAAAAGGCCAGGATGTTGTTGGTGGAGCAGTCGGGTCAGGAGGGCGCAGCACTAGCGGTCGTGGCAATTATAATGTTAGTGCAGCCCACGTGCGGGCAGTGCAGGAGAAGGCTCGGTTGGCAGTGACTTTCTTGGAGAAAGGGTTTGAAGCCAGAGAACCATGCCTCAGAGCCCTGACAAGCCGAGGAAATCAGCTCGAGTCTATTGCCTTCCGCAGTGAAGACACCTCTGGACAACAG GGTAACAACGACGATGTGATTTTATCATGTTGCCTCCACTACTGCAAAGACAAAGCAAAAGATTTTATGCCTCATCAGAGAA ATGGGACAGTGAGGTTGCTGAGAGAGGTGGTACTCCTTACAGATGACCGCAATCTACGTGTCAAAGCTTTGACCCGCAACGTCCCTGTGAGAGACATCCCTGCTTTTCTCAGCTGGGCCAAAGTGGGCTGA